In a genomic window of Borrelia maritima:
- a CDS encoding divergent PAP2 family protein → MLRALLTNDLFLSCLLSGISAQVIKYGIQTVKTRKLKLTPIHLLKKIFLETGGMPSSHSSTVTALSTSIALTEGIDTNFIIALAFALITIRDSFGVRYMSGVQAEYLNALSEKLKKEIKIDTTEIKVVKGHKKKEVLTGIIIGIISAYIVCYL, encoded by the coding sequence ATGCTAAGGGCATTGCTTACCAATGATCTTTTTTTATCTTGTCTTTTATCGGGAATTTCTGCTCAAGTGATTAAATATGGTATTCAAACCGTAAAAACAAGAAAGTTAAAACTAACACCAATACATCTTTTAAAAAAAATTTTCCTAGAAACAGGGGGCATGCCAAGCAGTCATTCATCAACAGTTACTGCTCTTTCAACCTCAATTGCACTAACTGAAGGAATAGATACAAATTTTATAATAGCTCTTGCCTTTGCCCTTATTACAATAAGAGATTCTTTCGGGGTGAGATATATGTCCGGAGTTCAAGCAGAATATTTAAACGCATTATCAGAAAAATTAAAAAAAGAAATAAAAATTGATACAACAGAAATAAAAGTGGTCAAAGGACATAAAAAGAAAGAAGTTCTAACCGGCATAATAATAGGAATAATCTCTGCATATATTGTGTGCTATTTATAG